The Christiangramia flava JLT2011 region ACCTAAGGGCCGCAAAGAAAAAACGACCTTTTCTCGTCTCTGCGGAAGAAGGCCGTTTTATTCGTAAACTTCGCTGGGCGAATATTCGGAAGAAATTATTCTGATTCTGCAGGCAGGTCCAGCATTTGGAAAAGCGGTTTTCCGCTGGTCGCATTCGGATATTCAATACCCAATAGGGCAGCCATTGTTGGTGCGATATCGATAATTTCAGTTCGTTCAAAAGTACTACCGTGCGGAATTCCTTTTCCGAAGAAGAGCAAAGGCGCGTGCGTATCGTAATTCCAAACACTCCCGTGCATCGAGCCTTTTTCAAAGCCGCTGCCAGGATACTTCACAAAAGCGATATCCCCGCTGCGTTTCTGGTTGAACCCATTCTGAACCACGTAGCCCACACCCGAATCAAATGAACCGCTGGTAAGCTCTGTTCTTGTAAATACTTTATAGATCCCTGGCTGCTGTAAAAGGTATGCGGAGATGACCTTTTCAAAATCTTCCGTATTGATCTCCTCTTCTTCCAGCTTTTTATAATTGAAGAATATTTGCTGATTGGAAACATTGCTGATCAGGCCTTCCGTATCATATTTTTCCTGAAGAAAAACTTCCATCGCGTCTATAAAATCTCCGTACTCGAGGTTATTGGTAGGGATCCTCACTGATTCCAGGTAACCGGAAACGTGATTTCCTGCATGATCTGAAGTAAGAAAAACGGTATAATTATTTTCACCCACATTCTGGTCGAGGAATGTCAGCAGGTCTGAAATATTCTTATCCAGCCTAAGATACGTATCTTCCAGCTCCTTGGAATTCACCCCGAAATTATGACCAACTTTATCGGTACTAGAAAAGCTTAAAGCAAGAATATCAGTATCCGCATCCTGCCCCAACTGTTCTCCCAAAATAGCCGCTTCGGCAAAATCTAAGGTAATATCATCGCCATAAGGTGTTTGCGGGATGATGCTGTAACGACCATTGTCTTTATTGATCTTTCCAAGTTCATAGGGAAATTCAGCAGTTTCATTTCCTTTGAAACCTCCCTCAAAATTGTTCTTATCTGGGCCGCTCATGATATAAGAATCAATTTCATAAAGCGTATTCCAGGTTTTCAGATAACTCTTGTTCTTACCTGAATTATTAAAATCTTTAGCCCACTGTGGTAATTCATTCATGTAGTACGAGCTCGTCACAAATTTCCCTTCATCACCTCCCACGAACCAGTAGGCCGCGTTTGCTGTATGACCGGCTGGCAAAATAGCACCACGATCTTTAATGGAAACACCTATGGTTTTCCCACGGAACTGTGTGTGCAGCCTGTTCTGATCGGCCAGCGTAGTGGAAACCATTCGGTGTGGAGACATTTTCCCTGCAGCTGATTCGGTTCCCACCGGGTCTACGCGATCATCGCCCGCGCAGTAAACCATTTGATCTTCAAATTTACTGTACCAGTCATTTCCAATAATCCCGTGATTCATGGGGCTTGTCCCGGTCCATACAGAAGTATGACCAGGCCCGGTGAAAGTAGGGGCATAATTGTAATGATTGTTTTTGAAATTATAGCCTTCGTTGATCATCCTCTTAAAACCACCGTCTTCGAATCTTGACCAGAATTTCTGAAGGTAATCATAACGCATCTGGTCTATAACGATTCCCACCACCAGTTTTGGTTTATCCTGAGTTTCCTGTGCATGTGCCTGCACTACTAGAAATGATATAAAAAGAAGAAAATAAAAGCGTTTCATTGAAATAATTTTTGAGACTCCCAAAAATACGAAACTCAGAACGCTAAACTTTAAATAAGCGTTAAATACTTTCGGATTAAAATTTAGTATTTTAGCTTCACAAAAATGATTTGATGACGTACCTGCACTCGATTGGGGAATATTTTTTAATGCTCAAAGGAGTTTTTGGAAGGATGACCAAGGCATCTGTTCTCCGCAGCCTGATCTTTAAAGAGATAAATGACCTGATCATGGGATCGATGGGAATTGTAGCATTTCTCTCCTTCTTTATCGGGGCAGTAGTCGCTATTCAAACTGCACTCAACCTGAACAATCCCCTCATACCGTCCTCGCTGGTGGCTTACGCCGCAAGACAATCGGTAATTCTCGAGTTTTCCCCAACTTTTATTTCTATCATCATGGCTGGAAAAGTTGGTTCATTCATCACTTCCAGCATTGGATCCATGAGGGTGACGGAACAGATCGACGCCTTGGAAGTGATGGGGATTAACAGTAAGAACTACCTTATTTTCCCCAAGATCATCGCGATGCTTACATATCCATTTGTGATCGCCATTTCGATGTTCCTCGGCATTTTAGGCGCTTATTGCGCAGCAGTTTTGGGAAATTTTGTGACTTCAGATGATTTTATTAGTGGTTTGCAGGACGATTTCATACCGTTTCATTTAATATACGCCTTCATCAAAACTTTCATGTTTTCCTTTATTCTGGCAACGGTGCCTGCCTATCACGGTTATTATATGAGAGGTGGAGCGCTTGAAGTTGGTGAAGCCGCCACGACTTCATTTGTCTGGACCAGTGTGATCCTGATTATTACGAACTATACCGTAACCCAATTATTGTTGAGCTGATATGATTGAAGTGAAGAATCTACATAAGTCTTTTGGCGGTCAGCAGGTGCTGAAAGGGATCGACTATGTCTTTGAGAGAGGAAAGACCAACCTGATCATTGGCCAGTCTGGGTCTGGGAAAAGTGTTTTTCTGAAATGTATGCTGGGCCTTTTTAAACCTGATGAAGGTACGATTGCCTACGACGGAAAGCCTTATTCTTCATTTTCAGATGAAGAACAGCGTGAACTCCGGAAAGAGATCGGAATGCTGTTTCAGGGTGGCGCTTTGTTCGATTCCATGACCGTGGAAGAAAATGTGATGTTTCCGCTGCGAATGTTTACCAATCAGCGGAAAAAGGAAATGAGGGAGCGCGTACAGGAAGTACTGGAACGAGTAAACCTGGAAGGTTCCAATCAAAAAATGCCTTCCGAAATTAGCGGTGGTATGCAGAAACGGGTGGCGATCGCACGCGCGATCGTTAATAAACCAAAATACCTTTTTTGCGATGAACCCAACTCTGGTTTGGATCCAAAAACTGCCACGGTAATTGATAATTTAATCCAGCAGATCACGCACGAAAACGATATTACCACGGTGCTGATCACGCACGATATGAACTCAGTACTCGAAATTGGAGAACGAATCGCTTTCTTAAAAGACGGAGTTCTTGCCTGGAAAGGCACGAAAGAGGAAATCTTTAAAACCGACGATAAAGCGGTGACAGAATTTGTATATTCCTCAGATCTTTTTCAGCAGGTGCGTGCCGCACAATTGAAAGGCTAGCCTAACGAATATTTTTGATCGCCAGCGTATCCAGTTTCAGTCGTAACTTCAACCATTCCCCGAATTTCTGCTGTTGCTGGCGCAAGTCTTTTCCGGATACTTCTGAATTCCACTGAACGGTAAAAGTAGGCAGCGTATCAATTTTGCTGAAATTGGTCGAAATTTCATTGGAATACCCAATTTGTTCGATATTCTCGTAATTCACTTTGGCTTCCTTACTGATATCTACAAAAGAAAATCCGCTCGCCTGGTATTTGGAAAGTTCATTTTCGAGCAATTGGATGCGTTTGTCCTTATCTTCCAGCGCCTCCTGATTTTTGACATACAGATCTTCCAGAATTCCGCTTCTAAGCTGTGTGGAAAGCACATTGATATCTTCACCCTGGCCCATTCCCTGATGAATCACTAGTTTGGCATTTTTCAGAGGTTCAATATTCAGCAACTGATCCCGCCAGGTATTGATCGTCTTTTCAGGCACTTGTTCCCCGATCATATAAACCGAAATCACCTTACTGTCATAATCACGGTTAAATTTAATGATCTCGGTACCATCGTACATGACGTGATCGTTCACGAAACTATCGGCCTGGGCTTCAAAAACCGTTTTCCGAAGCAGGTTTACAAATAAGATAATACTGGGAATCATGACGATAATGGCAACGGCTGAAGCGATCTGTGCGGTCCTTCTCCTTCGCTTACTGTTCGCATATCGAACCAGCGGAAAACCGAGCAATTTCACCACCAGGAAGGTTGAAAGAGCGATGAAAACGGCGTTGATCGAAAACAGGTACAAAGCGCCGGCTGCGTAATCCCATTTCGCATTGGCAATTCCGTAACCCACGGTGCAGAGAGGAGGCATCAAAGCCGTAGCAATGGCTACACCAAGGATCACGCTGGCAATCGTGCCTTTTTTGGTTTTTCCAACGATCAGGGCAAGTCCGCCAAATAAAGCCACCAGCACATCCAGGATCGTGGGATAGGTGCGTCCCATCAGTTCTGCGTTCTCTCCTTTAAAAGGTGAAATGAAAAAATATAAAGTGGCAGTGAGCACACTCAGCCCAACCATGATCCCGAGGTTGACCAGGGAGCGCTTCAATGTTTCCACATCGTTGATCCCCACAGACATCCCGATACCCACGATCGGCCCCATTAATGGTGAAATAAGCATCGCACCGATTATCACTGCGGTACTTCCCACATTCAGCCCGATCGAGGCCACGAAAATGGAAAATATCAGGATCCAGGCATTATGGCCTTTAAAGGAAATATCTTTTTTAACCGCTTCCAGGGTAGATTCCCGATCGGTATCCGGACGAATGTCTAGTAACCTGCTAATAAAACTACGCGCTTCCGAACCAATTCGGATGGCATCATCAGCCAGTTTCTTATCTTCTTTCTTTTCCGGCTCGTTGGTATTCGTTGTATTTGTCATATTTAACCCAGATCATCACCATATTTCTTCATCACCGCTTCCCTTAGAGATTTGATATCCTGTTCGTCCTCCTTGGGAACGATCATCAGGACCTCCTCGTCTTCCACGATAATGAGATCGGAAATATTCTTTAAAACTACAATTTTCCGGTCATATCCGGAGATGATATTATTTTCAGCGTTTTCAGCAACCAGCCTGCTGTTAATGATGGTATTCCCCTCTTCATCGCTAGCCAGATGATCTTTCACCGAAGACCAGGTGCCCAGGTCACTCCACTTAAAAGAAACCGGAATCACATAAATGGCGTCTGATTTTTCCATCACCGCATAATCGATAGAAATATTGGCAGCGGTCTTATAATATTGTTCTAAAAATGCCTTTTCGTGTTTGGTATTGTAAACGTCTTTTCCCTTTTCAAAAAGTCGGTACATTTCTGGGGCGAACTGTTTAAAACATTCCAGAATGTACTTGGCACTCCAAATGAAAATACCGGCATTCCACAAGTAATTTCGTTCACTCAGGAACTGGTTCGCTTTTTTCAGGTTTGGTTTTTCAGTAAACTGAAGCACTTTTCGCACCTCCGCTGCATCTCCTTTTTCAAATTGGATGTAGCCGTATCCGGTATTGGGATAGGTAGGCTCGAATCCCAATGTGATCAAACGATCCTCTTTTTCAGCAGCAGAAAATGCCATTTTCAGGGACTCGGTAAATGCATCCTGATCTTCGATCCAGTGGTCACTTGGCGCAATGACCGTAATGGCATCAGGATTCTTCAGAAATATTTTCATGGAACCTAGCAGAATGCTGGGTGCCGTATTTCTCATTTCCGGCTCGGGGACGATCTGCTCATCGATGATCTGTGGCACCTGTTCTTTGATCAGTCCTACGTAAGCCTTGTTTGTAAGAATATAAATGTTTTCTTTCGGAATAAGCTGACTTAACCTCTTAAAGGTTGTTTGAAACAAGGTCTCGCCCACACCAAGAATATCGATGAACTGTTTCGGGTTTTTCGCCTTGCTTGAAGGCCAGAACCGCGATCCAACGCCACCTGCCATCACAATTGCATAATAATTCCCATTTTTTTTCTCACTCATGTTAAGCCTTGATTAATTGTACTTCAGCATTTGGCTGAAAAAGGTATATTCTTCCGGTATCTACTTCCAGGCATTCATACCTTTTGATCTTCCTGGGACCTCTTTTGAATGTTTTACCATTATAAATTCGGAAAAGTGCTCCCATCGGAATTTCAAAGATATAACTCTTATCATTTTCCGGATCGAAAGATTTCAATGCTACCGATAATTGGGCATCGGTATCGCTGCTGGCTCTCGGGTTTTTGAAATGTCTTGCGATCAGCGGTAGCAAAGCATTCGGAAAGATTTCCGGCCTGATAAAGGGCAGCATCAGATTCCGAAAACAGAATTTCCACTCGGCTCCATGTGGCTTGATCGCTCTCCCATACTTTTCAAAAGCAACCAGGTGTGCGATCTCATGCACCGTAGTGATCAGAAACCGATATTTATTAAGGTTTGCATTCACGGTGATCTGCTGGCTACCGTCTGGCATCCTCCTGTAATCACCATGCCGGGTCACCCGTTCGTTCACGATCTTCAGATGCACCGAATTCATTTTAATGAGCTCAGACACCGGCTCCACCGCGTGAGAAGGCAAATATTTCGCAAGAATATCTCTCATTAAGGAGTGCTGTTGGAAACCTGCATGATCTTCCCGTTATAAAATTTGTGGCCATTAAGACTGAAATTCACGATATATTCCCCCATTTGCGTGGCGGTAACCGGAGCTTCATAGCCAGGAAAAGCTTCCTGCAGCATTTCTGTTTGAACCGCACCAAGAGCAAGCACGTTGAAAGAAGGGCCTCCGTCTTTATATTCTTCAGCAAGGAGCTCGGTAAGGGTGATCAGCGCTCCTTTACTACTACTATAGGCGGCAAGACCGGGAAACTTCATACTACCCTGTACCCCACCCATACTACTGATATTTACCACATGGGAATTGGCCTCCATAAAAGGTAACAGAACACGGGTCACTTCCGCAACGCCAAAAACATTCACTTCGTAACTTTTGCGAAAGTCTGCAAGACTAAGCTCTTCAAAAGCCTTATTTACCAAAGCACCTGCGTTATTGATGAGCACATGCACACTGCCCCAGTTTTCAGCCACAAAACTACTGACCCTGGAAATTGCTTCGGAAGAGGTGATATCAAAAGAAAATGCATGGACATTTTCGAGCTGTTGTGCAAGAATGGGCTCTTCATTTCGGGATAGGGCAAGTACCCGGTGTCCCATTTCAGAAAATATCCGAACCATCTCAAAACCGATTCCCCGGCTGGTACCGGTAATCACTATATTCTTCATTATTCGTTCATTTTTATTTCCCGTTCTGATGTGCGCGTCATTTCCAGGATCGCAGGATACAGATCTTGCAGCAGGTTGGCCATATGATCGGTATTCATAAATGGCGCCTCATCATCTACATGATGGTAAAAATCATAATTGGAAAAATCGAAAGTCGATACCGTTTGCGCAGGAATATGAAATTGCTGGTAAAACGGGTAATTATCACTTCTACGGAAAAGATTCAGCTGGCCCGCCTGAGGCAGAAAACCAACCAGTTCCATCCCTGCATATTTGTTCATTTTTTGGGCCATATTAGATTCTTTGTAACCCGTTAGATAAGCTTCATAGGTTTTGGCTTTCATAGGAACGCCAATCATTTCGAGGTTTACCATGGTATATAAATCTAATCCCTGTTCCTTCAAATGTTGCGCGAGACTGGCCGAACCTCTCAAACCCAATTCCTCCCCGGAAAATAGTGCGAAAATCAGGGTCCTCTTATTTTGCCTGTTTTCAGCAAATGCTTCTGCCAGTTTCAGCACACCCACAGTTCCGGAGGCATTGTCATTAGCGCCATTGGCGATACTGTCACCCTCTACGGGGCTCGCCTTTCCTATATGGTCGTAATGGGCACCTACCAATACATATTCTTTCTTCAGCGCAGGATCACTTCCTTCGATCACCCCGAGAATATTGAAACCGGTCACCTCCCCGACCTGGAAACTGTCCCGATAGGTTTCAAAGAATGGTGGAATTTCTGCATTTTCGAAGGTATTCTGAATAAAATCAGCGGCTTTATCAATTCCTTCAGATCCCGTATTTCGGCCCTCGAGTTCATCTGAAGCCAGATAATTTATGTACTCCGCGATACTTTCAGAAGAGATACTTGGCTTCAGTGTTTTCTTAACCGACTGGCTGCTACAGGCAACCAGTAAAACACTGGCAAAAACCATCGATAACCGAACTAAAATGTTGTTTTTCCGCATAAGTTTAAAGATAAAAAAATCCCGCAAAATAGCGGGATTTGAATTATAGAGTCGGCTTAAAATTAAGCCAGCATCGTCACGGGATTTTCCAGATACGTTTTAAGCGTCTGAAGGAATGCTGCTCCGGTTGCACCGTCAACAGTCCTGTGATCACAGGCAAGTGTCAAT contains the following coding sequences:
- the pafA gene encoding alkaline phosphatase PafA, coding for MKRFYFLLFISFLVVQAHAQETQDKPKLVVGIVIDQMRYDYLQKFWSRFEDGGFKRMINEGYNFKNNHYNYAPTFTGPGHTSVWTGTSPMNHGIIGNDWYSKFEDQMVYCAGDDRVDPVGTESAAGKMSPHRMVSTTLADQNRLHTQFRGKTIGVSIKDRGAILPAGHTANAAYWFVGGDEGKFVTSSYYMNELPQWAKDFNNSGKNKSYLKTWNTLYEIDSYIMSGPDKNNFEGGFKGNETAEFPYELGKINKDNGRYSIIPQTPYGDDITLDFAEAAILGEQLGQDADTDILALSFSSTDKVGHNFGVNSKELEDTYLRLDKNISDLLTFLDQNVGENNYTVFLTSDHAGNHVSGYLESVRIPTNNLEYGDFIDAMEVFLQEKYDTEGLISNVSNQQIFFNYKKLEEEEINTEDFEKVISAYLLQQPGIYKVFTRTELTSGSFDSGVGYVVQNGFNQKRSGDIAFVKYPGSGFEKGSMHGSVWNYDTHAPLLFFGKGIPHGSTFERTEIIDIAPTMAALLGIEYPNATSGKPLFQMLDLPAESE
- a CDS encoding MlaE family ABC transporter permease, translating into MTYLHSIGEYFLMLKGVFGRMTKASVLRSLIFKEINDLIMGSMGIVAFLSFFIGAVVAIQTALNLNNPLIPSSLVAYAARQSVILEFSPTFISIIMAGKVGSFITSSIGSMRVTEQIDALEVMGINSKNYLIFPKIIAMLTYPFVIAISMFLGILGAYCAAVLGNFVTSDDFISGLQDDFIPFHLIYAFIKTFMFSFILATVPAYHGYYMRGGALEVGEAATTSFVWTSVILIITNYTVTQLLLS
- a CDS encoding ABC transporter ATP-binding protein, encoding MIEVKNLHKSFGGQQVLKGIDYVFERGKTNLIIGQSGSGKSVFLKCMLGLFKPDEGTIAYDGKPYSSFSDEEQRELRKEIGMLFQGGALFDSMTVEENVMFPLRMFTNQRKKEMRERVQEVLERVNLEGSNQKMPSEISGGMQKRVAIARAIVNKPKYLFCDEPNSGLDPKTATVIDNLIQQITHENDITTVLITHDMNSVLEIGERIAFLKDGVLAWKGTKEEIFKTDDKAVTEFVYSSDLFQQVRAAQLKG
- a CDS encoding DUF389 domain-containing protein, with amino-acid sequence MTNTTNTNEPEKKEDKKLADDAIRIGSEARSFISRLLDIRPDTDRESTLEAVKKDISFKGHNAWILIFSIFVASIGLNVGSTAVIIGAMLISPLMGPIVGIGMSVGINDVETLKRSLVNLGIMVGLSVLTATLYFFISPFKGENAELMGRTYPTILDVLVALFGGLALIVGKTKKGTIASVILGVAIATALMPPLCTVGYGIANAKWDYAAGALYLFSINAVFIALSTFLVVKLLGFPLVRYANSKRRRRTAQIASAVAIIVMIPSIILFVNLLRKTVFEAQADSFVNDHVMYDGTEIIKFNRDYDSKVISVYMIGEQVPEKTINTWRDQLLNIEPLKNAKLVIHQGMGQGEDINVLSTQLRSGILEDLYVKNQEALEDKDKRIQLLENELSKYQASGFSFVDISKEAKVNYENIEQIGYSNEISTNFSKIDTLPTFTVQWNSEVSGKDLRQQQQKFGEWLKLRLKLDTLAIKNIR
- a CDS encoding mannose-1-phosphate guanylyltransferase encodes the protein MSEKKNGNYYAIVMAGGVGSRFWPSSKAKNPKQFIDILGVGETLFQTTFKRLSQLIPKENIYILTNKAYVGLIKEQVPQIIDEQIVPEPEMRNTAPSILLGSMKIFLKNPDAITVIAPSDHWIEDQDAFTESLKMAFSAAEKEDRLITLGFEPTYPNTGYGYIQFEKGDAAEVRKVLQFTEKPNLKKANQFLSERNYLWNAGIFIWSAKYILECFKQFAPEMYRLFEKGKDVYNTKHEKAFLEQYYKTAANISIDYAVMEKSDAIYVIPVSFKWSDLGTWSSVKDHLASDEEGNTIINSRLVAENAENNIISGYDRKIVVLKNISDLIIVEDEEVLMIVPKEDEQDIKSLREAVMKKYGDDLG
- a CDS encoding SprT-like domain-containing protein, with the translated sequence MRDILAKYLPSHAVEPVSELIKMNSVHLKIVNERVTRHGDYRRMPDGSQQITVNANLNKYRFLITTVHEIAHLVAFEKYGRAIKPHGAEWKFCFRNLMLPFIRPEIFPNALLPLIARHFKNPRASSDTDAQLSVALKSFDPENDKSYIFEIPMGALFRIYNGKTFKRGPRKIKRYECLEVDTGRIYLFQPNAEVQLIKA
- a CDS encoding SDR family NAD(P)-dependent oxidoreductase → MKNIVITGTSRGIGFEMVRIFSEMGHRVLALSRNEEPILAQQLENVHAFSFDITSSEAISRVSSFVAENWGSVHVLINNAGALVNKAFEELSLADFRKSYEVNVFGVAEVTRVLLPFMEANSHVVNISSMGGVQGSMKFPGLAAYSSSKGALITLTELLAEEYKDGGPSFNVLALGAVQTEMLQEAFPGYEAPVTATQMGEYIVNFSLNGHKFYNGKIMQVSNSTP
- a CDS encoding M28 family metallopeptidase → MRKNNILVRLSMVFASVLLVACSSQSVKKTLKPSISSESIAEYINYLASDELEGRNTGSEGIDKAADFIQNTFENAEIPPFFETYRDSFQVGEVTGFNILGVIEGSDPALKKEYVLVGAHYDHIGKASPVEGDSIANGANDNASGTVGVLKLAEAFAENRQNKRTLIFALFSGEELGLRGSASLAQHLKEQGLDLYTMVNLEMIGVPMKAKTYEAYLTGYKESNMAQKMNKYAGMELVGFLPQAGQLNLFRRSDNYPFYQQFHIPAQTVSTFDFSNYDFYHHVDDEAPFMNTDHMANLLQDLYPAILEMTRTSEREIKMNE